A single window of Candidatus Marinimicrobia bacterium CG08_land_8_20_14_0_20_45_22 DNA harbors:
- a CDS encoding aminoacetone oxidase family FAD-binding enzyme, whose amino-acid sequence MPEETKRETQKPVRVVVIGGGAAGLITAGTASQFGSQVTIVEKMERPGRKLRITGKGRCNLTNDTPLDEFLNHFGKNGRFLKPAFYQFFIKDLLDFLKSLGIETVVERGNRIFPASNQAQDVVDALTDWVKRNGVTLLPKTKIDRIVVENGQIVGVSVVDLQTMEKKIIPGDAVILSTGGMSYPLTGSTGDGYKLASAVGHSIILPRPSLIPLITSGETAKNLQGLSLKNVAVGLWIDGKKQASEFGEMLFTHFGLSGPIILTLSKQAVDALNEKKKVSVSIDLKPALDDIKLDARLIRDFGEHGKMQYRKILHELLPPKMIPVCIESTGISPDKLCSQITGEERKRLRLWLKNFRLEVIGHRPISEAIITAGGVNLKEINPKKMESRLVKGLYFAGEILDVNADTGGYNLQAAFSTGYLAGKSAANQ is encoded by the coding sequence ATGCCAGAAGAGACGAAAAGAGAAACACAAAAACCGGTTCGGGTGGTCGTCATCGGCGGCGGAGCGGCCGGACTTATCACCGCGGGAACTGCGTCGCAATTTGGCTCACAAGTTACGATCGTCGAAAAAATGGAACGTCCCGGCCGGAAATTGCGCATCACCGGCAAAGGCAGATGCAATCTCACCAACGATACGCCGCTCGACGAATTCCTGAATCATTTCGGTAAGAACGGCCGCTTCCTGAAACCAGCATTCTATCAGTTCTTCATCAAAGATTTACTCGACTTTCTGAAATCGCTGGGCATCGAAACGGTCGTCGAGCGCGGCAACCGCATTTTTCCCGCTTCCAATCAGGCGCAGGATGTCGTCGATGCGCTGACCGATTGGGTGAAACGTAATGGCGTAACATTATTGCCAAAAACCAAGATAGACCGAATTGTTGTTGAAAACGGACAAATCGTCGGCGTTTCGGTCGTCGATTTACAGACGATGGAGAAAAAGATCATTCCCGGCGATGCTGTCATTTTATCGACTGGCGGAATGAGTTATCCGCTGACCGGCTCGACTGGCGACGGCTACAAACTCGCCTCAGCGGTCGGACATTCGATCATTTTACCTCGTCCCTCGCTTATTCCGCTGATCACTTCTGGCGAAACGGCAAAGAATCTTCAGGGATTGAGCCTGAAAAATGTCGCCGTAGGTTTATGGATAGACGGGAAAAAGCAGGCATCGGAGTTCGGCGAAATGTTATTTACACATTTCGGGCTTTCGGGTCCAATCATTCTGACACTGAGCAAACAAGCAGTAGATGCGCTAAATGAAAAGAAAAAAGTGTCCGTTTCTATCGACCTGAAACCGGCGCTCGACGATATTAAATTGGACGCGCGGCTCATTCGGGATTTCGGAGAACACGGCAAAATGCAGTATCGGAAAATCCTGCACGAACTACTGCCGCCGAAAATGATCCCGGTTTGCATCGAATCGACTGGCATTTCCCCGGACAAACTGTGCAGTCAGATCACAGGCGAAGAACGAAAACGCCTACGGCTTTGGCTGAAGAATTTCAGGCTCGAAGTCATCGGGCATCGTCCGATTTCCGAGGCGATCATCACCGCGGGCGGTGTCAATTTGAAAGAAATCAATCCCAAAAAGATGGAATCGCGTCTCGTGAAAGGACTTTATTTCGCCGGGGAAATCCTCGACGTCAACGCCGACACCGGCGG